One stretch of Rosistilla oblonga DNA includes these proteins:
- a CDS encoding class I SAM-dependent methyltransferase: MQKSLYDYPQYYDLAFRDETDDEADFIEAAWAKFGDGPLKHLLEPGCGSGRLVVELARRGYDVTGFDLSEPALRYTRSRLRRIDRTAEVLNADMIDFSLPRKFDMAYCTMNTFRHLLTENDARSHLQMVADHLRPGGLYLLGFHLMPPDADEECIERWRGSSGKTSVCFTLRVLDFCRRTRLESLRISMLAKTPRGEIRGRSEFQLRLYKAAQFKTLIAKVPDLELVEVFDFDYDIDEPQPLDNELADAVFVFRRRDSNA; encoded by the coding sequence ATGCAAAAAAGTCTCTACGATTACCCGCAGTATTACGACCTCGCCTTCCGCGATGAAACCGATGACGAAGCCGACTTCATCGAGGCGGCGTGGGCCAAGTTTGGCGACGGTCCGCTGAAACATCTGCTGGAACCTGGTTGCGGCAGCGGACGCTTAGTCGTCGAACTCGCCCGCCGCGGGTACGACGTGACCGGGTTTGATCTCAGCGAACCCGCCCTCCGCTACACCCGTTCGCGACTCCGCCGCATCGATCGCACCGCCGAGGTGCTCAACGCCGACATGATCGACTTCTCGCTGCCGCGGAAATTCGACATGGCCTACTGCACGATGAACACCTTCCGGCATCTGTTGACCGAAAACGATGCCCGATCCCACTTGCAAATGGTCGCCGATCACCTGCGTCCCGGCGGACTGTATCTGTTGGGCTTTCACTTGATGCCCCCCGACGCCGACGAGGAGTGTATCGAACGCTGGCGTGGCAGCAGCGGCAAGACGTCGGTCTGCTTCACCTTGCGCGTGCTCGATTTCTGTCGTCGCACCCGGCTCGAATCGCTCCGCATCTCGATGCTAGCCAAGACGCCACGCGGCGAGATCCGCGGCCGCTCCGAATTCCAATTGCGACTCTACAAAGCCGCTCAGTTCAAGACGCTGATCGCCAAAGTCCCCGATCTGGAGTTGGTGGAGGTCTTCGATTTTGATTACGACATCGATGAACCGCAGCCTTTGGACAACGAATTAGCCGACGCCGTCTTCGTCTTCCGCCGACGCGATTCAAACGCTTAA
- a CDS encoding zinc ribbon domain-containing protein: MFAKWFRRSRRPVVDRTPCPHCGAMILETATFCRHCGASDASGWQDETEGYADDMADDDFDYDEFLQREFPDEAPPRRDFKSFVIIVLLICFVGGLLLSLGM; this comes from the coding sequence ATGTTTGCCAAATGGTTCCGACGCAGCCGCCGTCCGGTGGTCGATCGCACCCCCTGTCCACATTGTGGTGCGATGATTCTGGAAACGGCAACGTTTTGCCGGCACTGCGGCGCATCGGATGCTTCGGGATGGCAGGACGAAACCGAAGGCTACGCCGACGACATGGCGGACGATGATTTCGACTACGACGAGTTTTTGCAGCGCGAGTTCCCCGACGAAGCCCCACCCCGCCGCGATTTCAAATCGTTTGTGATCATCGTGCTGCTGATCTGTTTTGTCGGCGGATTGCTGCTGTCGCTGGGGATGTGA